CTGCGGTACGAAACGCGGCGGCACACCTCCCCGTACCGCAGGTTTCCAAACCTGCTGTGTCGCCGACTTCCCAGTCGGCAGACCGTTTGTCATTTCCCGGCGCGCTCGAACTTCAAACACCTTGCAGGTTAGGAAACCTGCGATACAGCAGACTTGGAAGTCTGCGGTACAGTCAGAACCTGCAGTTCAGCGGAAATTCGCGCTACGCTGTTGGCGGCGGCACGGCGTTGCTCCACCCCGGCCAGACGCTGCTCCAGGGCCAATCTTCCGGTTGCGCACACAGCTTGGCTGTGACCGGATTATGGCGGATGTAACGGCTGATGCGCGCTTTCTCGTCATCGTCTCGCACCCAGTGGTTATAAGACTCCGGCTGCCAGAATCGGTCTTCTTCCATCTCGACCATCGGTTTGATGCGGCGCGACGTAAATTGCTTCCAGCTTTTCAGGATGTCACTGAGCGTATGATTGGGCCTTGGCCAGAGCAGCGCGTGAACATGATTGGGCATCACCACCCAGTTTCCCAGATAATACCAGTCGCCTTCAAAATGCAGGATGGCATTGCAAACCAATTCCGCCGCCTCCGGCCGGCGCAAATGGCACGCTCCGTGTCCCTGGTCCAGATACCGTTCCACTTGCCGGCGAAAGTCGCGATGGATATCCGCCTCGGAATCGCTGGTGGGCTGGCCCTGCTCCACGGCTTGGCACCAGCGCCGCAAGCGTTCGGCATGCTTGGCTTCGAGCTGAAGCAACACCGCTTTGGGCAGCGAGTCAGCCAGCCGGAAGGTGACGAAGTAAGAGGCCCCCTCCCGTTTGACGTGTGGGAGATAACCCCGAGAGTGGACGCCCGAGCGCATGGGATTTGCGGTCATTGGTTTAACGCCGGTGGCGCGCAGTTCGTAATGCACGCGATTCAAGCCGGGGTTCGGCTCATCATCTCGATGCGTATGCATGGCCGCAGGCTAACACAATTTCAGGAACATTGGCAACCTCGTACCGCAGGTTTCCAAACCTGCTGTGTCGCCGACTTCCTAGTCGGCAGACCGTTTGTCATTCCCCAGCGCGCTCGAACTTCAAACACCTTGCAGGTTAGGAAACCTGCGATACAGCAGACTTGGAAGTCTGCGGCACGAAACGCGGCGGCACGCCACCCCGTACCGCAGGTTTCCAAACCTGCTTCCAAACCCACTGGCTAAAGCAGTCAAAGCCACGCGCTCCGGTGGGCGTTGAGCTTGGTGCCATGGTTGCGACAGTCCCGGGTGAAAAAGCAGAACCCGCGCAAAGGACGCAACCAATCAGGTTGACGCGAAAGGGTAAAGGGCAAGCTGTTTTTGCTGTTTTCTCCCTCATGAACCTTGACTTTCATGGCGCTGGACGCGATGAAAGACGCGTGTTTTCCGTCCCAACAAGTTTTTATGCGCGGTGGTGTCTGAGCCCCGGTGCGGACGGCTTGCGCGAAGCGCCGGCGGACCCGCCGCCGGAGAAGCTGCTGCAAGTCATCTGGCAGCATCAGCGGCTGAAACGCCAGAGCCTGCGCCTGGTGGATGGCCGTTCGTTGCGCGTGTTGCACCCTGGATTTTGGAACCACGAACCCGGCCCGGATTTCCGTGGCGCGGTCATCCAGATCGGTGCGGAAACGCCGCGTTCGGGCGATGTGGAGCTGGACCAGTACCCGGAGGATTGGAGGGCGCATAAACATGATGTCAACCCGGCGTTCAAGGGTGTCACGCTGCATGTGGTGTGGGCGTGCGGCAGCCGGGGGCCGGGAGCGCTGCCCACATTGGAATTGAATACCGCGCTGGAGGCACCCATGGAACAGTTGAGCCGCTGGCTGCCCTCCGAGGAATCCGGGCGGTTACCCGAGGAACTGGCAGGGCAATGCTGTCCGTGTCTGCGCGAAATGACGGCGGACGAGGTGCAGCGGATGCTGCATGAAGCGGCGCTGGCGCGGCTGCAATGCAAGGCCGCCCAACTCCAGGCGCGCGCCCATGAAACCGGTTGGGAACAGGCACTCTGGGAAGGGTTGTTTCGCGCCTTGGGTTACAAGCACAATACCTGGCCGATGCAGTGCCTGGCGGAACAACGATCCCGTTTGCTGGCCGGTGTACGGGGTGCGCTGCAAGTCCAAGCGCGCTTGCTTGGCTTGGCGGGATTGCTGCCGTCCGATTTGGCCCGCAACCGTTCCGCCGCCGATTCGTATGTGCGTCAAGTCTGGGATTTCTGGTGGCGGGAACAGGCTTCGTTTGGCGAAGCGCGGCTGCCCAAAAATATCTGGCGTCTGGCCGGGTTGCGTCCGGCCAACAATCCGCAACGACGCTTGGCGCTGGCGGCGCACTGGTTGACGGCCAGCGATCTACCCGGCCAATTGGAGGCTTGGGATAAAGCGGATGGCACCGCGCCGCGGGCGGCGGAACGCCTGCTCAAGCTATTACAAGCGCCGCCGGACCCCTTCTGGTCCTGGCATTGGACGCTGCGTTCGGAAAAATTGCGTGCCGCCCAACCGCTTTTGGGCGCAGCCCGAGTCACCGATCTGGCCATGAATGTCATTCTGCCGTGGCTGTGGGTGCGGGCGGTGGAAGCGCAACGCGACGACGTGCGTCAACGGGTCGAAGCCCACTATCAAAACTGGCCCGCAGGGGAGGATAATGCCGTGCTTAAGCTGGCGCGCGGACGATTATTGGGGAATACCACGGTGCGCCAGCTCAAAACCGCCGCCGCCCAACAAGGGCTGTTGCAAATCACCCGCGATTTTTGCGCGCATTCGAACGCGCTATGCCAGGAATGCCGCTTCCCGGAACTGGTGCGCCAATGGCTGGCGCAACAGCGTGGTGAAACGAAAAAGTAGCGGTCGGGGTGGGCGGTTGCACCAAAACCGAATGGCGAAAACCGAAATCCGAAAGAAATCCGAATGCCGAATACCGAAAATCGCAGTGGAGACGGA
This is a stretch of genomic DNA from Verrucomicrobiota bacterium. It encodes these proteins:
- a CDS encoding transposase, which encodes MHTHRDDEPNPGLNRVHYELRATGVKPMTANPMRSGVHSRGYLPHVKREGASYFVTFRLADSLPKAVLLQLEAKHAERLRRWCQAVEQGQPTSDSEADIHRDFRRQVERYLDQGHGACHLRRPEAAELVCNAILHFEGDWYYLGNWVVMPNHVHALLWPRPNHTLSDILKSWKQFTSRRIKPMVEMEEDRFWQPESYNHWVRDDDEKARISRYIRHNPVTAKLCAQPEDWPWSSVWPGWSNAVPPPTA
- a CDS encoding DUF2851 family protein, with amino-acid sequence MNLDFHGAGRDERRVFSVPTSFYARWCLSPGADGLREAPADPPPEKLLQVIWQHQRLKRQSLRLVDGRSLRVLHPGFWNHEPGPDFRGAVIQIGAETPRSGDVELDQYPEDWRAHKHDVNPAFKGVTLHVVWACGSRGPGALPTLELNTALEAPMEQLSRWLPSEESGRLPEELAGQCCPCLREMTADEVQRMLHEAALARLQCKAAQLQARAHETGWEQALWEGLFRALGYKHNTWPMQCLAEQRSRLLAGVRGALQVQARLLGLAGLLPSDLARNRSAADSYVRQVWDFWWREQASFGEARLPKNIWRLAGLRPANNPQRRLALAAHWLTASDLPGQLEAWDKADGTAPRAAERLLKLLQAPPDPFWSWHWTLRSEKLRAAQPLLGAARVTDLAMNVILPWLWVRAVEAQRDDVRQRVEAHYQNWPAGEDNAVLKLARGRLLGNTTVRQLKTAAAQQGLLQITRDFCAHSNALCQECRFPELVRQWLAQQRGETKK